In one [Chlorobium] sp. 445 genomic region, the following are encoded:
- a CDS encoding crossover junction endodeoxyribonuclease RuvC, whose amino-acid sequence MRTIGIDPGSITTGYGIIEQQNNAFVTLAFGVVRLNAKASFPHRLKKLYDELAVLIEQHRPTRLALETAFYGKNAQSALKLGQVRGAIQVLAMNHGLEVLEYSPREVKKSLTGAGNASKEQVAFMVRKLLNLSTTGEFLDASDALGLALCDAFKHHALLESEMHALRNVRLQTQKRRYSSWKSFIDANPHLLRS is encoded by the coding sequence ATGCGTACGATAGGTATTGATCCGGGCTCTATTACGACAGGCTACGGCATAATTGAGCAGCAAAATAATGCGTTCGTTACGCTTGCGTTTGGCGTGGTGCGCCTCAATGCTAAAGCGTCATTTCCACATCGCTTAAAAAAGCTCTACGATGAACTTGCTGTGCTTATTGAGCAGCATCGTCCTACGCGCCTTGCGCTTGAAACCGCCTTTTACGGCAAGAATGCGCAATCGGCACTCAAGTTAGGGCAAGTGCGCGGGGCAATTCAAGTCTTAGCTATGAACCATGGGTTAGAAGTGCTTGAATACTCGCCACGTGAGGTCAAAAAATCACTCACAGGTGCTGGCAATGCTTCAAAGGAGCAAGTTGCCTTTATGGTAAGAAAATTGCTTAATCTTTCTACTACAGGAGAATTTCTTGATGCCAGCGATGCCCTTGGTCTTGCACTTTGCGATGCCTTCAAACATCACGCTCTGCTTGAGAGTGAGATGCATGCACTGCGCAATGTGCGTTTGCAAACTCAAAAGCGCCGCTACAGCAGTTGGAAAAGTTTTATTGATGCGAATCCTCATTTGCTGCGTTCATAA